Proteins encoded in a region of the Balaenoptera ricei isolate mBalRic1 chromosome 19, mBalRic1.hap2, whole genome shotgun sequence genome:
- the TMEM86B gene encoding lysoplasmalogenase TMEM86B isoform X1: MQASWGGSHVDMDTGEEGLPGKPRFSAQQAHVGRWLSPFFLTCAVYFLLWSPENQPSWVGALIKCLPILYLVVFLWTVYPGEGYSLLLQGALLCSAVGDSCLVWPEAFLHGMAAFAVAHLLYLWAFGLTPLKPSLLLPILLASIPYYGLLLWHLPPDMVLPLTAYSLVLAAMLWRGLARGGSTSWGALLFTLSDAVLAWNIFVHPLPHAHLVVMTTYYAAQTLIALSAFQSPRLKSN; this comes from the exons ATGCAGGCCAGTTGGGGTGGGTCACACGTTGACATGGACACCGGGGAAGAGGGGCTGCCTGGAAAACCTCGCTTTTCAGCTCAA CAGGCGCATGTGGGCAGGTGGCTGAGCCCGTTCTTCCTCACCTGTGCTGTCTACTTTCTCCTCTGGAGCCCTGAGAACCAGCCGTCTTGGGTCGGTGCCCTGATCAAGTGCCTGCCCATCCTCTACCTGGTGGTGTTCCTGTGGACCGTGTACCCCGGCGAGGGCTACAGCTTGCTCCTGCAGGGGGCCCTTCTGTGCTCAGCTGTGGGGGACTCCTGCCTCGTCTGGCCTGAGGCCTTCCTCCACG GCATGGCTGCCTTCGCCGTGGCCCACCTGCTCTACCTCTGGGCCTTCGGCCTCACTCCCCTGAAGCCTAGCCTCCTGCTGCCTATTCTCCTGGCTTCCATCCCATATTATGGCCTCCTGCTTTGGCACCTCCCGCCTGACATGGTCCTGCCCCTGACAGCTTACTCCCTGGTCCTGGCCGCTATGCTGTGGCGTGGCTTGGCCAGGGGCGGGAGTACCAGCTGGGGCGCCCTGCTCTTCACGCTTTCAGATGCCGTGCTGGCCTGGAACATCTTCGTCCATCCCCTGCCCCATGCCCACCTGGTGGTCATGACCACCTATTACGCTGCCCAGACCCTCATCGCCCTGTCGGCCTTTCAGAGCCCCAGGCTCAAGTCCAACTGA
- the TMEM86B gene encoding lysoplasmalogenase TMEM86B isoform X2, whose amino-acid sequence MQASWGGSHVDMDTGEEGLPGKPRFSAQAHVGRWLSPFFLTCAVYFLLWSPENQPSWVGALIKCLPILYLVVFLWTVYPGEGYSLLLQGALLCSAVGDSCLVWPEAFLHGMAAFAVAHLLYLWAFGLTPLKPSLLLPILLASIPYYGLLLWHLPPDMVLPLTAYSLVLAAMLWRGLARGGSTSWGALLFTLSDAVLAWNIFVHPLPHAHLVVMTTYYAAQTLIALSAFQSPRLKSN is encoded by the exons ATGCAGGCCAGTTGGGGTGGGTCACACGTTGACATGGACACCGGGGAAGAGGGGCTGCCTGGAAAACCTCGCTTTTCAGCTCAA GCGCATGTGGGCAGGTGGCTGAGCCCGTTCTTCCTCACCTGTGCTGTCTACTTTCTCCTCTGGAGCCCTGAGAACCAGCCGTCTTGGGTCGGTGCCCTGATCAAGTGCCTGCCCATCCTCTACCTGGTGGTGTTCCTGTGGACCGTGTACCCCGGCGAGGGCTACAGCTTGCTCCTGCAGGGGGCCCTTCTGTGCTCAGCTGTGGGGGACTCCTGCCTCGTCTGGCCTGAGGCCTTCCTCCACG GCATGGCTGCCTTCGCCGTGGCCCACCTGCTCTACCTCTGGGCCTTCGGCCTCACTCCCCTGAAGCCTAGCCTCCTGCTGCCTATTCTCCTGGCTTCCATCCCATATTATGGCCTCCTGCTTTGGCACCTCCCGCCTGACATGGTCCTGCCCCTGACAGCTTACTCCCTGGTCCTGGCCGCTATGCTGTGGCGTGGCTTGGCCAGGGGCGGGAGTACCAGCTGGGGCGCCCTGCTCTTCACGCTTTCAGATGCCGTGCTGGCCTGGAACATCTTCGTCCATCCCCTGCCCCATGCCCACCTGGTGGTCATGACCACCTATTACGCTGCCCAGACCCTCATCGCCCTGTCGGCCTTTCAGAGCCCCAGGCTCAAGTCCAACTGA
- the PTPRH gene encoding LOW QUALITY PROTEIN: receptor-type tyrosine-protein phosphatase H (The sequence of the model RefSeq protein was modified relative to this genomic sequence to represent the inferred CDS: inserted 2 bases in 1 codon; substituted 3 bases at 3 genomic stop codons) — MIIIVFINAPDPVTITACISASGGHGVILTXPCPPGGYEAFELEVGGSGTXQDSSSRGRGVWVSGLRPAQSYSATITTVWDGMRAQSASVTCHTESTGAIIGAIVGPLLFLILVGLLVFFLKRRHKKSEKKPAPRDLVFSVPGDILAEDLADHVRKHEKGSGCGFAEEYQQLALEDHSQSQTVASAPENSAKNPYRNVLPYDWSRVPLTPLPGEPGSEYINASCIPGLWSLREFLAAQGPLPHTVGDFWRLVXGQRSPTLLMLTNCVESARVKCEYYWPLDAQPCTHGHLQVTLVGEEVVENWTVRNLKLRHMQEQKTLSVRQFHYVTWPDHGVLHSPDPLLAFWKMLRQWLDQTVGGGPPIVHCSAGVGRTGTLIALDVLLRQLECEGLMGPFSHVMEMXESRPHMVQTEAQYVFLHQCILRFLQQSSPVPAEKGPTYENLLFENVAPTEA; from the exons ATGATTATCATTGTGTTCATCAATG CCCCGGACCCCGTCACCATCACCGCCTGCATCAGCGCCTCGGGAGGCCACGGAGTCATCCTTACCTAGCCCTGCCCCCCGGGAGGCTATGAGGCCTTTGAGTTGGAGGTGGGTGGCAGCGGGAC CCAGGACAGCTCCTCTCGTGGGAGAGGCGTGTGGGTGTCGGGGCTCAGGCCGGCTCAGTCCTACTCAGCCACCATCACGACCGTCTGGGATGGAATGAGGGCCCAGTCTGCCTCCGTGACCTGCCACACCGAGAGCACAG GGGCCATCATCGGAGCCATAGTCGGTCCCCTTCTGTTTCTCATCCTGGTGGGCCTGCTGGTTTTCTTCCTGAAGAGGAG GCATAAGAAGAGTGAGAAGAAACCAGCACCCAGGGATCTGGTATTCAG CGTCCCAGGGGACATCCTGGCTGAAGACTTGGCCGACCACGTCAGGAAACACGAGAAGGGCAGCGGCTGTGGCTTTGCTGAGGAGTACCAG CAACTGGCCCTGGAGGACCACAGCCAGTCCCAGACGGTGGCCTCAGCTCCGGAGAACAGCGCCAAGAACCCTTACAGAAACGTGCTGCCCT ATGACTGGTCCCGTGTGCCCCTGACACCCCTCCCTGGGGAGCCGGGCTCCGAGTACATCAACGCCAGCTGCATCCCT GGTCTCTGGAGCCTCCGGGAGTTCCTTGCAGCCCAGGGCCCCCTTCCCCACACTGTGGGCGACTTCTGGCGCCTGGTGTAGGGACAGCGGAGCCCCACACTTCTCATGCTGACCAACTGCGTGGAGTCTGCCCGG GTGAAGTGTGAGTATTACTGGCCTCTAGACGCCCAGCCCTGCACCCATGGGCACCTACAAGTGACCCTGGTGGGTGAGGAGGTGGTGGAGAACTGGACAGTACGAAACCTGAAGCTCCGGCAC ATGCAAGAGCAGAAGACTTTATCTGTGCGTCAGTTCCACTACGTGACCTGGCCAGACCACGGTGTCCTCCACTCCCCAGACCCCTTGCTGGCCTTCTGGAAGATGCTCCGGCAGTGGCTGGACCAGACCGTGGGGGGAGGTCCCCCCATTGTGCACTGCAG CGCTGGCGTGGGCCGCACGGGCACCCTCATTGCCCTGGATGTCCTGCTGCGGCAGCTGGAGTGTGAGGGCCTCATGGGGCCCTTCAGCCACGTGATGGAGATGTGAGAAAGCCGGCCACATATGGTGCAGACTGAG GCCCAGTATGTGTTCCTGCACCAGTGCATCCTTAGGTTTCTGCAACAGTCATCCCCAGTGCCCGCTGAGAAGGGGCCCACCTATGAGAACCTGCTTTTTGAGAATGTAGCTCCTACAGAGGCCTAA